Proteins found in one Verrucomicrobiia bacterium genomic segment:
- a CDS encoding alpha/beta hydrolase, with product MTIIAGDSTLLRGWLFTLPQSAQSIIYFYGNDETVFDNKERLSWLQTQFKAEVLAVDYRGYGFSEGTPSIDALLADGLRVYD from the coding sequence GTGACAATCATAGCAGGCGATTCGACTTTGCTGCGGGGGTGGCTTTTCACTTTGCCGCAGTCCGCTCAATCTATTATCTATTTTTACGGCAACGACGAGACGGTTTTCGACAACAAGGAGCGGCTTTCCTGGCTGCAAACCCAGTTCAAAGCCGAGGTGCTGGCGGTGGACTATCGGGGATATGGGTTCAGTGAAGGGACTCCAAGCATTGACGCGCTTCTGGCGGACGGGTTGCGTGTTTACGACT